A stretch of Oncorhynchus mykiss isolate Arlee chromosome 26, USDA_OmykA_1.1, whole genome shotgun sequence DNA encodes these proteins:
- the LOC118944430 gene encoding keratin-associated protein 6-2-like yields the protein MASSFDCVPTRSRGHCGRSHGNTYSCLYSCLYSCQYSCLYSCQYSCLYSCQYSCLYSCQYSCLYSCLYSCQYSCLYSCQYSCLYSCQYSCQYSCQYSWLYSCQYSCLYSCQYSCLYSCLYSCQYSCQYSCLYSCQYSCQYSCLYSCLYSCQYSCQYSCLYSCQYSCQYSCQYSCLYSCLYSCQYSCQYSCLYSCQYSCQYSCQYSCLYSCLYSCQYSCQYSCLYSCQYSCQYSCLYSCLYSCFR from the exons ATGGCTTCCAGTTTTGACTGTGTTCCCACGAGATCTCGTGGTCATTGCGGCCGATCACACGGGAATACG TACTCCTGTCTGTACTCCTGTCTGTACTCCTGTCAGTACTCCTGTCTGTACTCCTGTCAGTACTCCTGTCTGTACTCCTGTCAGTACTCCTGTCTGTACTCCTGTCAGTACTCCTGTCTGTACTCCTGTCTGTACTCCTGTCAGTACTCCTGTCTGTACTCCTGTCAGTACTCCTGTCTGTACTCCTGTCAGTACTCCTGTCAGTACTCCTGTCAGTACTCCTGGCTGTACTCCTGTCAGTACTCCTGTCTGTACTCCTGTCAGTACTCCTGTCTGTACTCCTGTCTGTACTCCTGTCAGTACTCCTGTCAGTACTCCTGTCTGTACTCCTGTCAGTACTCCTGTCAGTACTCCTGTCTGTACTCCTGTCTGTACTCCTGTCAGTACTCCTGTCAGTACTCCTGTCTGTACTCCTGTCAGTACTCCTGTCAGTACTCCTGTCAGTACTCCTGTCTGTACTCCTGTCTGTACTCCTGTCAGTACTCCTGTCAGTACTCCTGTCTGTACTCCTGTCAGTACTCCTGTCAGTACTCCTGTCAGTACTCCTGTCTGTACTCCTGTCTGTACTCCTGTCAGTACTCCTGTCAGTACTCCTGTCTGTACTCCTGTCAGTACTCCTGTCAGTACTCCTGTCTGTACTCCTGTCTGTACTCCT